The following DNA comes from Gemmatimonadales bacterium.
CCCGCGAGAATGGCGCGCACCAGTTCCGGGGTGAGTCCCGGGTTGCGTTCGAGGAGCAAGGCCGTCGAGCCCGTCACCATCGGGGCCGACATCGACGTGCCGCCCGCGATGGTGTGTACGCCGTCGGTGCCCACCAACAGCGGGTTCGGAGCCGGGGTCGTGTTGATCGAAAGCGACGAGAAGATCGCGGTGCCCGGAGCCGAAATGTCCGGCTTCTGGCGTGCCACCGCATCGCGGACGGGTCGCGATGGACCGGACGACGAGAAGGTGGCGAGATCTCCGAGTGTGGAGCGAACCGTGAATGCGACATTGTTTCCGCCCTGCGAGTTCCAGGACAGCCTGGTGGTGTGCGCCGCGACGGTGATGGCCCGCGAGGCGTTCCCCGGCGACCCGACGATGTTGCCGTTGTCCCCGCCGCCGACGATCTGGGCTTCGAGGAACGTGGCACCGAGCTGCGAGGCGTAGAGCCAGGTGTCGAAGCGCCCGTTCCCCAGACGGCGGTTCATCTGGACGGTGACCCGCCAGGTACCTGGAGCCGGTGTCTGGGTCGCCACAGCGTCGAAGAACTCGATCTCCACTTGTCGGTCGAGGTTCTGCGGCGCGAGCCCGGAGGAGGCGTTGTCAATGAAGATACGTCCCTGCGCGTCGTCGGTCGCGGCGGCGGCGTCGCCGGTGCGCCGGGAGAAGGATGTCCCGTTCGGTCGGGTGACCGTCACCGTCACGGTGTCGCGCGCGTCGTACCACATCGTGAGCAGGACGAAGTCGTTCGACGCGCCGGTGGCCCCGGAGTAGGACGGGACGACCACCGTGAACTGAGCCGTGTCGCCCGTGTTGAGGGTGCGCGCCGCGTGGATCAGAAACGGCGTGTTGCTGCCGGTTCCAATGTTGTTCTGGTTGCTCCCCTCGTTGCCCGCCGAGATCACCACGATCTTGCCGGGCCCCGAGAGCGAGTCGATCGCCTGCTCTTCGGCCATGGTCCCGTCGTGCGGCCCGAACTGCCCCCCAAGGCTGAGGTTCACGACCGCCGGCCGGCCTAGGGTCGTCGCACGCTTGAAGATGTACTGGATGCCCTCGATGATGTTCAGGGTCGAGAAGCTGCCGTTGCCGCCCTTCACCACGATGAGGTTCGCATTCGGTGCCACGCCGGTGTACTGGTACGCCGGCTGGCCAGCGCCGGTCGCGGCGCCGTTTCCGGCGGCGATGCCGGCGACGTGCGTCCCGTGGCCGAAGGTGTCTTGTTGGCTGCAGCCGTTGGCGTTGATCAGGGCGGCGTTGCACTCGTTGCCTCGACTGAAGCTCTGTCCGCCGATCACGCCGGGCGGCGTGCCCGACACGGTCTGGTCCCAGAGGTAGAGGAGCCGGCTCGTGCCGTCGGGGTTCCGGAAGTCCCCGTGCCGGAAGTCGATGCCGGTATCGAGGATGCCCACGATGACGTTGCTGCCGGTGGCGCCGGTAAACGTCGTACCGGAGACGCTGCGGACCAGATTGGCCCGGATATCGACCATCGCGAGGTCGTTGCGCAGGCGCACGTAGTGGGCGGCCTGGATGTACCGCACCCTGGGATCGCCTTCGAGCCCGGCGAGCGCGGAGAGCGGGAGGCGCGCGCCAATGAGCGAACCCGCCAGGACGCGTACCTCGCCGCCCACCGCCTCGATGAGGCCGGGGATCGAATCCGTCAGCGAGATGAACGCGTCCACGAACATCTCAACCCGTCCGGGACCTCGCGTGAGGACGATCTGGTTTGCGCTGGGGAGTCCCACGGCGGCGGCCACGTCTTCGACCCGGGTGACGCCATTGGCGCGCGCGACGACGTCCGCGTCGCGGAACGGGCGCAGCAACGGGTCGAGCTTGGCCACACCGTTCTGCCCCAGTGCGGGGGCCGCGGCAACGAGGAGCAGCGCACCTTGGGCAAGGAGCACACGGAAACGGTGCACGCGTCCTCGGTGGTCAGAGTGATGGGCGAGCTGGTGGATGGCTGCCAATATGTCGCGCCGAGCGCCGGCACGGCAAGAAAGTAGATGAGTTGCTGTCTCCCCGGGGGTGGTGACGGCGGCCACGTCGGAAATGGGTTCGATTCACCTGGGCGAGAGCAGGAGCCCTCTCCGGGGCAAGCCCGGGGAGGGCTCCTTTCGCTTCGCTCGTAGCACGCGACCCGGGGTCGAGTGCTGGCTCAACCTAGCTCACCGGCATCACCACACTGTCACCAGCTCGTCACCAACGCGGCTAGTCGCCCAGCGCGCCCGCCGGCTCCCGCGCGGCCCCCTGCTCCGCCGCCAGTTCGGCGATCCCCTCCTCCAACTTCCGCGTGATGTGCATCGAGCAGAACTTGGGCCCGCACATCGAGCAGAACTCCGCGCTCTTGAAGTACTCGGCCGGCAAGGTCTCGTCGTGGTACGCCTGCGCCCTTTCCGGATCGAGCGACAGCCGGAACTGCTCGTTCCAGTCGAACTTGAACCGCGCCCGCGAGAGCGCGTCGTCGCGGTCGCGCGCGCCCTTGCGCCCGCGCGCCAGGTCGGCGGCGTGGGCCGCGATCTTGTAGGCGATCACCCCCTCGCGCACGTCGTCCTTGTTGGGCAGGCCGAGGTGCTCCTTGGGGGTCACGTAGCAGAGCATCGAGGCCCCGTACCAGCCGATCATCGCCGCGCCGATCGCGCTGGTGATATGGTCGTAGCCGGGCGCGATGTCGGTGACCAGCGGGCCCAGCGTGTAGAACGGCGCCTCGTGGCACCACTGCTGCTGGAGCCGCACGTTCATCTCGATCTCGTGCATCGGGATGTGGCCCGGCCCCTCGACCATCACCTGCACGTCGCGCGCCCACGCCTTCTCCGTGAGCTCGCCCAGCACCTTGAGCTCGGCCAGCTGCGCCTGGTCGGTCGAGTCGGCGACCGAGCCCGGCCTGAGCGAGTCACCCAGCGAGAGGGTGACGTCGTACTCCGCCGCGATCTCGCATACCTCGTCGAAGTGGGTGTAGAACGGGTTCTGCTCCCTATGCGCCACCATCCACTCGGCCATCAGCGAGCCGCCGCGGCTCACGATCCCCGTCACCCGACCCATCACCAGCGGCAGGTGCTCCAGCAGGATGCCGCAGTGGATGGTCCAGTAGTCCACGCCCTGCCGCGCCTGGTGCTCGAGGTTGCCGAGCAGCATCTGGGGCGTGATGTCGGGCACTTCCTTCACCGACTGCACTACCTGGTACAGCGGCACCGTGCCGATCGGCACCGGGCTCGCCGCGACGATCGCCTCCCGGATCTGGTCGATCCCGCCGCCGGTGGAGAGGTCCATGACCGTGTCCGACCCGAAGTGCACCGCGAAGTGGAGCTTCTCCAGCTCCCCTTCGACGTCGCTCGTCACCGCCGAGTTGCCGATGTTGGCGTTTATCTTGACGCGCGCCACGGTGCCGATGCCCATCGGCTCGAGACGGCCCTTCAGGTGATTGACGTTGGCCGGGATGACGAGCCGCCCGCGCGCCACTTCGGCGCGCACCAGCTCGGGCTTGAGCTCTTCCCGCTCGGCGACGAACCGCATCGCGTTGGTGATCTCGCCCTTCCGGGCGAAGTGCATCTGGGTGACTTTCATTCGCGACTCCCTACGCCGGTATCAGCCGGGTCAGGTTCAAAGGGTGTGATCTCAGCCCGCCTTGGCGGGCACCCCTGTCATCGCGGAATATGGATGGTCTGCCAGGTGAGGTAAAGGCCGAGCGCCGCGAAGATGGCCGCCGCGCCCACGTCCACCAGCTGGAGCGCTCGCCGGGTGACGAACCGCCGGCCCCAGGCGCACAGCCCCGAGACCACCAACCCGTAGATGACCGCGCCCACAAAGATGCCGCCGTAGAGCGACGAGCGCGTGGCGAAGTCGCCGCCGCCGATCCCCGCCCCGACCGACCCGATCACCGCCAGCAGCACGACGACAGCGAACGGGCTCGCCAGGCATAGCAGCGCACCTACCGCGAAAGCGCGCCCATGGCTCGTTCGCTCGGCGGGGGTCAGCTCCGGCTCGCGCCGCGAATGTTGGTATGCGCTCCACGCCAGCCAGAGCAGCAACGCGGCCCCGGCGCCGCCGATCGTCACCCGCAGCGAAAGCCGGGACATGATCAGTTCCGCGCCGCCGACCGCGACCGTGAGCCATACGGCATCCCCGACGATCGCGCCCAGGGAGACCATCAGCGCGGCCATGAACCCACCCGTGAGGCCGCGCCGGATGATCTCGACGTTGACCGCGCTCACGGGCAGGCAGTACACGATTCCGCCGAGGATCCCGGCCAGGAAAGCGGCTAGCATGAGGCGCCGAATGTAGCGCGGGAAGCGGCCCGCGAGTAGCATCGAAGCGTGCTCAGCCTGCTCCTCGCCCTCGCCACGGCCGCCGCGCCGCAGCAGCCGACGACCCTCGACGTCCCCGTCTACCGTGACTCGCTGTACGGCGTCTCGCTTCCCCGCCCCTTCGACGACTGGGTCTTCGAGCCGGCGTCGAGCCGTGGCACGACCACCGTCATCTTCCATCCTCGCGACGCCTCCCTGCGCGAGCAGCTTTGGGGCGCGCTCGTGCTGACGACCTTCAACCGCGACGTGCCGATCGGCCAGGTAGCGGACCAGCGGGTGCTCACCTCGTGGCAGGCTACCCTCGGGCCGTCCTTCACGCTCCTCACGCGCGACTCGATGACGGTGGTCGGGCTTCCGGCCATCCACGTGGTGATGGGGGGCACCATCGACCACGCCGTGCTGGACGTCGAGGAGTACCTCGTGGCACGCGGCGGGGACCTCATCCTGCTCCAGTTCAGGTATCCGCGCGGCCTGCCGCGCGACTCCATCGCGGCCGGCTACGAGCGAGTCTTCGACGGGATCCGCATTCGCGGGGCCCCGGGCGAGCGCGCCTCGCCGCAGACCGCCGCGGATGAGGCGCGGCGCCCGCGGACGGCGATGTGGAGCGCGTTGCGCGCCTCGCCGTGGCGCCTCCAGGCCTATGACGCACTGGTGCGGTACGACACGACCCAGCCGCGGCTGGACTTGACCGCGCGCCTCGATCTCGCGAACGACGATATCGTGCCGCGTGACTCGGTCGCTTTCTGGCTGGCGCCGTTCCTGGTGGCGGACAGTGTGCGCGCGGGCCTGGGGCGCTCGATCCCGCTGGGTTCGGGCCCGGTGCAACGAGTAGCGCTCGGGGCCAGAGTGGCGCCGCAGGGCCAGAGCACGGTCACCGTCTACTATCACGCCACACCCGATCGCACCGGGGCGGCGCGTGATGTCCGTATCACCCGGGAAGAAGCACTCGTTCTCCCGGATTGGATCCCGCGCGTCCAGTCGCCGACGGACTCGTCCGGCCAATACGCACAGGTGCCGCGCGCCCGCCAGACGCTGCGCTTCGATCTGCCGGGGGAGCGGCGTGCGGTGGCGCCGGGCCGGCTCACTTCGGAAGTCACTGCCCTCGGCAGGCGGAGGATGACGTGGCTCGCGGATGACGCCGCGGTGGGCGCCTCGGGTTTTGCGATCGCGAACTACCGGACCGAGTCCCGCGATGTGGGACGGCTGCGCCTCAAGGTCTTTCTCCGCGACTCCGGCGAGGCGGCCCCTAACCCCCTGAACGACTCACTCGTCGCGCAGGTCGCCCGCGGCTGGTCCTTCTATTCGCGGGCCTTCGGCCCGCTCGAAACCTCTGACATCTCGATTGTCGAGGGCACGCTCGATGGGGTCCGGGGAGCCCCAGGCGTGCTCTTCGTCGGCGCGGGAGTGTTGCCGCCGGCAAACCTCATCTTTCGTGAGATGGCGCGCTCATGGTGGGGAGGCGCGATCGCCGCGGCCGGCCCGGGCTCGGCGTGGATCACCGACGCCTTCCCGGCCTGGGCCTCTATCGCCGCGCGGGGCGTCATCGAGGGCGATACGGTGCGCCAACGTTTGGTGCGCGAGGCCGAATCGGCGTGGCACCTGGCAGTAGCCGGTCACGACGACCCGCCGCTCGCCGGCCTCAGTGTTGATGGAGACTCCAGCCTGGCGCTGCTGCTCGCCAAGGGCGCAGCTGCCCTCGAAGCTGCCCGGCGTGCCGCCGGCGAAGCACGCTTCAGGGAAGCGATCCGCACCTTCGCCGCCGAGCATCGCGCCGGATGGGCGCGAGTCGCCGCTTTCCTCCCTCTCCTCGGCCCCGAGGCGACGGCCGTCATCCAGCCCTATCTTTTCGGCCCCCAACCACGTTAGATTCGACTTCGCGAACAAAAGTATTGACGAAGTTGGGGGACCTATGGCTAACGGCGACGCTTCCCTACCCGGATATCGGGGCCTCAGAGGGCAGATCCTCCTCGAGGTCAAGAAGTCTCAACCTGTTACAGCTAAGCAGCTTAGCTCAGTTTTTGGGGTGTCCGCCAATGCCATCAGGCGGCACCTGAAGGAACTCGAGCTGGCTGGCCTCGTTCACTTCGGGCGTGAACAGCACGGCCTCGGCGCCCCCGCCTTCGCCTACCGCCTCACCGATGAGGGCGAAGCCCTCTTCCCCAACGGCTACCGCGACGCGCTGACCGAACTCCTGGAGCAGGTGGCCGAGCGAGACGGGCGCGGCGCGGTGGTGCGGCTCTTCGAGGAGCGCTACGCGCAGCTCACGCGCAAGCTACAGAGCGAGCTGGCGGTGGCGCCGCATGAGCGCCGCCTGGACGTCGTCGCCCGCATCATGACCGAAGCGGGCTACATGGCGGACTGGAGCGAAACTGACGGCGCCTTCCAGTTCGCGGAGCACAACTGCGCGCTGCGCGCGGTCGTTCAACGGTTCCCGGAGGTCTGCGCGGCCGAAGAGCAGTTCCTCAAGGACGTCCTGGGCGCCGAGGTGGAGCGGCGGGCTCACATCGTCAACGGCTGCAACGCGTGCGAGTACGCGATCAGCTTCGGCGCGGCTTCACCCGTCGTAGTCCCCACGCCCCGCAAGACGGCAGCGCCGGACCAGAGGCAGCCATGAGCACGATGATCGAAGCCCAGGTCCTCCAGCCCTACAAGTACGGCTTCGTGACCGACATCGGTGCGGAAGTCATACCGCCGGGCCTCAACGAGGACATCGTCCGACTCATCTCGGCCAAGAAGCGCGAGCCCGAGTTCATGCTGGAATGGCGACTCAAGGGTTACCGCCACTGGCTGACGATGAAGGAGCCGACCTGGGCGAACGTCCACTATCTGCCCATTGACTACCAGTCGATCGTGTATTTCTCGGCGCCGAAGCAGGAGAAGAAGCTCGGAAGCCTCGAAGAGGTGGACCCGAAGCTCCTCGAGACGTTCGACAAGCTCGGCATCCCGATCTCGGAGCAGAAGCGCCTCGCGGGCGTCGCGGTGGACGCCGTGTTCGACAGCGTTTCAGTCGCTACCACGTTCAAGGGGGAGCTCGCCAAGGCGGGCGTCATCTTCGGCGCCTTCTCCGACGCGGTGCGCGACCATCCGGAGCTGGTCGAGAAGTACCTCGGGACGGTGGTGCCCTACACCGACAACTACTTCGCGGCGCTGAACGCGGCGGTATTCAGCGACGGCTCCTTCGCCTATATCCCGAAGGGCGTCCGCTGCCCGCTCGAGCTCTCGACCTACTTCCGCATCAATGCCGCGTCGTCGGGACAGTTCGAGCGCACGCTCATCATCGCGGAAGAAGGAGCGTATGTCAGCTATCTGGAGGGCTGCTCCGCGCCGGTGCGCGACGAGAACCAGCTCCACGCCGCCGTGGTCGAGTTGATCGCGTTCGACAACGCCCAGATCAAGTACTCGACGGTGCAGAACTGGTACCCCGGGGATGAGAACGGCAAAGGCGGCATCTTCAACTTCGTCACCAAGCGCGGCAAATGCGCCGGCGTCAACTCGAAGATCTCGTGGACGCAGGTCGAGACGGGCTCCGCGATCACCTGGAAATACCCGGGTTGCATCCTTCAGGGCGATGGCTCGGTCGGCGAGTTCTACTCGGTGGCGGTGACCAACAACCGCCAGCAGGCGGACACCGGCACCAAGATGATCCACATCGGCAAGAACACGAAGAGCACCATCGTGTCGAAGGGGATCTCCGCCGGGAAGGGCCAGAACACGTACCGCGGCCTGGTGAAGATCATGAAGGGCGCCACCGGGGCCCGGAACTACTCCCAGTGCGATTCCATGCTGATCGGGGACCAGTGCGGGGCGCATACCTTCCCGTACATCGATGTCCGGAACAGCACCGCGATCATGGAGCACGAGGCGTCCACCTCCAAGATCGGCGAAGACCAGATCTTCTACTGCAAGCAGCGCGGCCTCTCCGCCGAGGACGCGGTGTCCATGATCGTCAACGGCTTCTGCAAGGAAGTCTTCAAGGAGCTGCCGATGGAGTTCGCTGTCGAGGCGCAGAACCTCCTCGGGATCAGCCTCGAAGGGAGTGTAGGATAACGTGCTGCAAGTAACGAACTTGCACGCCTCGGTCCAGGGCAGCGAGATCCTGCGCGGGATCGACCTCTCGGTCAACGCGGGCGAGGTTCACGCCATCATGGGCCCTAACGGCTCGGGGAAGAGCACGCTGGCGCAGCTGCTGGCAGGGCACCCGGCGTATGTGGTCACCGAGGGCACGGTCCTCTATGAAGGAAAGGACCTCCTGGAGATGGCTCCCGAGGAGCGCGCCCGCGAAGGCGTGTTCCTGGCGTTCCAGTACCCGGTCGAGATCCGCGGCATCACCAACGCCTACTTCCTGCGCTCGGCGCTCAACGCGACCCGGAAGTACCGCGGCCAGGAGGAGCTCGACCCGCTCGACTTCCTCGGGATTCTCGATGAGAAGCTCAAGGTGATCGGGTGGGACGACAGCCTC
Coding sequences within:
- a CDS encoding HTH domain-containing protein, which gives rise to MANGDASLPGYRGLRGQILLEVKKSQPVTAKQLSSVFGVSANAIRRHLKELELAGLVHFGREQHGLGAPAFAYRLTDEGEALFPNGYRDALTELLEQVAERDGRGAVVRLFEERYAQLTRKLQSELAVAPHERRLDVVARIMTEAGYMADWSETDGAFQFAEHNCALRAVVQRFPEVCAAEEQFLKDVLGAEVERRAHIVNGCNACEYAISFGAASPVVVPTPRKTAAPDQRQP
- the sufC gene encoding Fe-S cluster assembly ATPase SufC is translated as MLQVTNLHASVQGSEILRGIDLSVNAGEVHAIMGPNGSGKSTLAQLLAGHPAYVVTEGTVLYEGKDLLEMAPEERAREGVFLAFQYPVEIRGITNAYFLRSALNATRKYRGQEELDPLDFLGILDEKLKVIGWDDSLMNRPVNDGFSGGEKKRNEILQMAVLEPRLAILDETDSGLDIDALKTVAEAVNKLRRPDNASIIVTHYQRLLNYITPDFVHVLSGGRIVKSGGKELAQELEAKGYDWLKDEAVAA
- the sufB gene encoding Fe-S cluster assembly protein SufB, giving the protein MSTMIEAQVLQPYKYGFVTDIGAEVIPPGLNEDIVRLISAKKREPEFMLEWRLKGYRHWLTMKEPTWANVHYLPIDYQSIVYFSAPKQEKKLGSLEEVDPKLLETFDKLGIPISEQKRLAGVAVDAVFDSVSVATTFKGELAKAGVIFGAFSDAVRDHPELVEKYLGTVVPYTDNYFAALNAAVFSDGSFAYIPKGVRCPLELSTYFRINAASSGQFERTLIIAEEGAYVSYLEGCSAPVRDENQLHAAVVELIAFDNAQIKYSTVQNWYPGDENGKGGIFNFVTKRGKCAGVNSKISWTQVETGSAITWKYPGCILQGDGSVGEFYSVAVTNNRQQADTGTKMIHIGKNTKSTIVSKGISAGKGQNTYRGLVKIMKGATGARNYSQCDSMLIGDQCGAHTFPYIDVRNSTAIMEHEASTSKIGEDQIFYCKQRGLSAEDAVSMIVNGFCKEVFKELPMEFAVEAQNLLGISLEGSVG
- a CDS encoding LysE family transporter; this encodes MLLAGRFPRYIRRLMLAAFLAGILGGIVYCLPVSAVNVEIIRRGLTGGFMAALMVSLGAIVGDAVWLTVAVGGAELIMSRLSLRVTIGGAGAALLLWLAWSAYQHSRREPELTPAERTSHGRAFAVGALLCLASPFAVVVLLAVIGSVGAGIGGGDFATRSSLYGGIFVGAVIYGLVVSGLCAWGRRFVTRRALQLVDVGAAAIFAALGLYLTWQTIHIPR